One region of Thunnus albacares chromosome 8, fThuAlb1.1, whole genome shotgun sequence genomic DNA includes:
- the LOC122988070 gene encoding uncharacterized protein LOC122988070 isoform X1, whose product MCGTIEGSRSPVLNMCIGRKTIESICGFTGLIFTIVNIRMIAAATLVLQKAVLGKPVELVYWCGIHNISGVMLTNFDSNQSAYVLLYHDNRQDPTNQIPLYQGKVDLDDRRMTNGTLVFTLQNMNNSFVGKYYCYVFQNGERILLGIIDLSAEDPGEFGGINGNHKIWPVISVIFIFLFIILVKKYRKHLNVEILKFYYKSCDNETQTVV is encoded by the exons ATGTGTGGGACGATCGAAGGTTCTCGATCACCAGTCCTGAATATGTGTATCGGCAGGAAAACCATAGAATCGATTTGTGGCTTTACCGGGCTAATATTTACAATCGTAAATATTCGGATGATCGCGGCCGCGACTCTAG TGTTGCAGAAAGCTGTTCTTGGAAAACCTGTTGAACTGGTATATTGGTGTGGCATCCATAACATCAGCGGGGTGATGTTGACCAACTTTGATTCAAACCAATCGGCATATGTCCTCCTGTACCACGACAACCGGCAAGATCCGACCAACCAAATTCCATTGTATCAGGGCAAAGTGGACCTGGACGACAGACGGATGACTAACGGCACCCTGGTGTTCACGCTTCAAAACATGAACAACAGCTTCGTGGGAAAATACTACTGCTACGTTTTCCAGAATGGTGAAAGAATCCTATTAGGCATCATCGACCTGAGTGCTGAAGACCCAGGTGAGTTTG gtgGAATCAACGGGAATCACAAAATTTGGCCTGTAatctctgtcatttttatatttttatttattattttggtcaaGAAATATCGAAAACATTTGAATGTggaaattttaaaattttactacAAGTCTTGTGATAATGAGACGCAAACTGTTGTATAG
- the LOC122988070 gene encoding uncharacterized protein LOC122988070 isoform X2: protein MCGTIEGSRSPVLNMCIGRKTIESICGFTGLIFTIVNIRMIAAATLVLQKAVLGKPVELVYWCGIHNISGVMLTNFDSNQSAYVLLYHDNRQDPTNQIPLYQGKVDLDDRRMTNGTLVFTLQNMNNSFVGKYYCYVFQNGERILLGIIDLSAEDPGGINGNHKIWPVISVIFIFLFIILVKKYRKHLNVEILKFYYKSCDNETQTVV from the exons ATGTGTGGGACGATCGAAGGTTCTCGATCACCAGTCCTGAATATGTGTATCGGCAGGAAAACCATAGAATCGATTTGTGGCTTTACCGGGCTAATATTTACAATCGTAAATATTCGGATGATCGCGGCCGCGACTCTAG TGTTGCAGAAAGCTGTTCTTGGAAAACCTGTTGAACTGGTATATTGGTGTGGCATCCATAACATCAGCGGGGTGATGTTGACCAACTTTGATTCAAACCAATCGGCATATGTCCTCCTGTACCACGACAACCGGCAAGATCCGACCAACCAAATTCCATTGTATCAGGGCAAAGTGGACCTGGACGACAGACGGATGACTAACGGCACCCTGGTGTTCACGCTTCAAAACATGAACAACAGCTTCGTGGGAAAATACTACTGCTACGTTTTCCAGAATGGTGAAAGAATCCTATTAGGCATCATCGACCTGAGTGCTGAAGACCCAG gtgGAATCAACGGGAATCACAAAATTTGGCCTGTAatctctgtcatttttatatttttatttattattttggtcaaGAAATATCGAAAACATTTGAATGTggaaattttaaaattttactacAAGTCTTGTGATAATGAGACGCAAACTGTTGTATAG
- the LOC122987280 gene encoding Fc receptor-like protein 5, translated as MVEASLLSLLLSFLTLSPSSSQFFQWTSFSLNCEEDNSSAGGTVRRNTTKETRAECGDKWGTSAGSSCKMGLIFPWDSGVYWCESREGATSNSINITITDGSVILQSPVLPVMEGDDVTLHCKTKTSNLPADFYKDGSLIRTEPTGHMMIHHVSKSDEGLYMCHISGHGKSPPSWITVTGKPTTTAPPLVTLVPPLASATTPPDYVATPPASAPPQFVFRLVCHLVVFCPYFISTLLMVSLYRHRPTGTDRPISMVMNPLTQAEQGLDDYDVITSVTTKHHF; from the exons ATGGTGGAAGcatctctactgtctctactgctCT CCTTTCTGACTCTGAGTCCCAGCAGCTCTCAGTTTTTTCAATGGACGTCTTTTTCTCTGAACTGTGAGGAAGACAACAGCTCTGCTGGAGGGACAGTAAGGAGGAACacaactaaagaaaccagagcTGAGTGTGGAGATAAATGGGGAACATCAGCTGGTTCCTCCTGTAAAATGGGTCTAATTTTCCCCTGGGACAGTGGGGTTTACTGGTGTGAGTCCAGAGAGGGAGCAACCAGTAACAGCATCAACATCACTATCACTG aTGGATCAGTGATCCTGCAGAGTCCTGTCCTCCctgtgatggagggagatgatgtcactctgcactgtaaaacaaagacGTCCAACCTCCCAGCTGATTTCTATAAAGATGGCTCCCTCATCAGGACTGAGCCTACAGGTCACATGATGATCCACCATGTTTCCAAGTCTGATGAAGGCCTCTACATGTGTCACATCAGTGGTCATGGAAAGTCTCCACCCAGCTGGATCACTGTCACAG GTAAACCGACAACCACAGCCCCGCCCCTGGTCACTTTGGTCCCACCCCTCGCATCTGCAACCACGCCCCCTGACTATGTAGCCACGCCTCCAGCATCAGCTCCCCCCCAGTTTGTGTTCAGACTGGTCTGCCACCTAGTGGTGTTCTGTCCGTACTTCATCTCCACTCTCCTCATGGTGTCTTTATATCGACACAGGCCCACAG GAACTGACCGGCCCATCTCCATGGTGATGAACCCACTCACCCAGGCTGAGCAAGGATTGGATGATTATGACGTCATCACCTCTGTCACCACAAAGCATCACTTCTGA
- the flot1b gene encoding flotillin-1b isoform X2: protein MFYTCGPNEAMVVSGFGRSPPLMIAGGRVFVFPCIQQIQRITLNTLTLNVKSDKVYTRHGVPISVTGIAQVKIQGQNKEMLATACQMFMGKSEPEIAQIALETLEGHQRAIIAHLTVEEIYQDRKKFSEQVFKVASSDLVNMGIGVVSYTLKDVHDDQDYLHSLGKARTAQVQKDARIGEAQYKRDAVIREAQAMQEKVSAQYKNEIEMAKSQRDFELKKAAYDVEVNTKKAESEMAYQLQVAKTKQRIEEEKMQVQVVERTQQIMLQEQEITRKEKELEAKVKKPAEAEKYRLERLAEAQRLQLIMEAEAEAESIRMRGEAEAFATEAKGRAEAEQMNKKAEAFKQYKEGAMVDMLLEKLPLMAEEISKPLSATQKVTMVSSGGSEVGAAKLAGEVLEIMTRLPAAVEKLTGVDISQVH from the exons ATGTTTTACACATGTGGACCCAATGAAGCCATGGTGGTGTCCG GCTTTGGCCGTTCTCCTCCTCTAATGATTGCTGGAGGAAGAGTGTTTGTCTTCCCGTGTATTCAGCAGATCCAGAG AATCACTCTCAACACGCTGACTCTAAATGTGAAGAGTGACAAAGTCTACACTCGCCATGGTGTCCCCATCTCTGTCACTGGCATTGCACAG gtgaaGATCCAGGGACAGAACAAGGAGATGTTGGCCACCGCCTGCCAGATGTTCATGGGCAAGTCTGAGCCTGAGATTGCCCAGATTGCACTAGAAACACTGGAGGGACACCAGAGAGCCATCATCGCCCACTTGACTGTGGAG GAGATCTACCAGGACCGTAAGAAGTTCTCAGAGCAGGTGTTTAAGGTCGCTTCCTCTGACCTGGTCAACATGGGGATTGGTGTTGTCAGCTACACGCTCAAAGATGTTCATGATGATCAG GACTATCTTCATTCACTGGGTAAAGCCAGAACGGCCCAGGTGCAGAAGGATGCCAGAATTGGAGAGGCTCAGTACAAACGAGATGCTGTCATCAGG GAGGCTCAAGCCATGCAGGAGAAGGTGTCAGCTCAGTACAAGAATGAGATTGAGATGGCAAAATCCCAGAGAGACTTCGAGCTGAAAAAGGCAGCCTATGATGTTGAGGTCAACACCAAGAAGGCTGAGTCAGAAATGGCCTATCAGCTTCAG GTGGCCAAGACCAAGCAGCGCATTGAGGAGGAGAAGATGCAGGTTCAGGTGGTGGAGCGGACACAGCAGATTATGCTGCAGGAGCAGGAGATCACCCGTAAGGAGAAAGAGCTGGAAGCTAAAGTCAAGAAGCCTGCAGAAGCAGAGAAATACCGCCTGGAGAGGCTGGCTGAGGCTCAGCG CCTGCAGCTCATCATGGAGGCTGAGGCTGAGGCCGAGTCCATCAGG ATGAGAGGCGAGGCAGAGGCATTTGCCACGGAGGCTAAGGGCCGTGCCGAAGCGGAGCAGATGAATAAGAAGGCAGAGGCCTTCAAGCAGTACAAAGAAGGAGCCATGGTGGACATGCTGCTGGAGAAACTGCCACTG ATGGCAGAAGAGATCAGCAAGCCACTGTCGGCCACCCAGAAAGTCACCATGGTGTCCAGTGGTGGCTCAGAGGTGGGAGCGGCCAAGCTGGCTGGAGAGGTGCTTGAAATCATGACCAGGCTGCCTGCCGCTGTGGAGAAACTCACCGGGGTCGACATCTCTCAGGTACACTAG
- the flot1b gene encoding flotillin-1b isoform X1, protein MFYTCGPNEAMVVSGFGRSPPLMIAGGRVFVFPCIQQIQRITLNTLTLNVKSDKVYTRHGVPISVTGIAQVKIQGQNKEMLATACQMFMGKSEPEIAQIALETLEGHQRAIIAHLTVEEIYQDRKKFSEQVFKVASSDLVNMGIGVVSYTLKDVHDDQDYLHSLGKARTAQVQKDARIGEAQYKRDAVIREAQAMQEKVSAQYKNEIEMAKSQRDFELKKAAYDVEVNTKKAESEMAYQLQVAKTKQRIEEEKMQVQVVERTQQIMLQEQEITRKEKELEAKVKKPAEAEKYRLERLAEAQRLQLIMEAEAEAESIRMRGEAEAFATEAKGRAEAEQMNKKAEAFKQYKEGAMVDMLLEKLPLMAEEISKPLSATQKVTMVSSGGSEVGAAKLAGEVLEIMTRLPAAVEKLTGVDISQATGSPIHVH, encoded by the exons ATGTTTTACACATGTGGACCCAATGAAGCCATGGTGGTGTCCG GCTTTGGCCGTTCTCCTCCTCTAATGATTGCTGGAGGAAGAGTGTTTGTCTTCCCGTGTATTCAGCAGATCCAGAG AATCACTCTCAACACGCTGACTCTAAATGTGAAGAGTGACAAAGTCTACACTCGCCATGGTGTCCCCATCTCTGTCACTGGCATTGCACAG gtgaaGATCCAGGGACAGAACAAGGAGATGTTGGCCACCGCCTGCCAGATGTTCATGGGCAAGTCTGAGCCTGAGATTGCCCAGATTGCACTAGAAACACTGGAGGGACACCAGAGAGCCATCATCGCCCACTTGACTGTGGAG GAGATCTACCAGGACCGTAAGAAGTTCTCAGAGCAGGTGTTTAAGGTCGCTTCCTCTGACCTGGTCAACATGGGGATTGGTGTTGTCAGCTACACGCTCAAAGATGTTCATGATGATCAG GACTATCTTCATTCACTGGGTAAAGCCAGAACGGCCCAGGTGCAGAAGGATGCCAGAATTGGAGAGGCTCAGTACAAACGAGATGCTGTCATCAGG GAGGCTCAAGCCATGCAGGAGAAGGTGTCAGCTCAGTACAAGAATGAGATTGAGATGGCAAAATCCCAGAGAGACTTCGAGCTGAAAAAGGCAGCCTATGATGTTGAGGTCAACACCAAGAAGGCTGAGTCAGAAATGGCCTATCAGCTTCAG GTGGCCAAGACCAAGCAGCGCATTGAGGAGGAGAAGATGCAGGTTCAGGTGGTGGAGCGGACACAGCAGATTATGCTGCAGGAGCAGGAGATCACCCGTAAGGAGAAAGAGCTGGAAGCTAAAGTCAAGAAGCCTGCAGAAGCAGAGAAATACCGCCTGGAGAGGCTGGCTGAGGCTCAGCG CCTGCAGCTCATCATGGAGGCTGAGGCTGAGGCCGAGTCCATCAGG ATGAGAGGCGAGGCAGAGGCATTTGCCACGGAGGCTAAGGGCCGTGCCGAAGCGGAGCAGATGAATAAGAAGGCAGAGGCCTTCAAGCAGTACAAAGAAGGAGCCATGGTGGACATGCTGCTGGAGAAACTGCCACTG ATGGCAGAAGAGATCAGCAAGCCACTGTCGGCCACCCAGAAAGTCACCATGGTGTCCAGTGGTGGCTCAGAGGTGGGAGCGGCCAAGCTGGCTGGAGAGGTGCTTGAAATCATGACCAGGCTGCCTGCCGCTGTGGAGAAACTCACCGGGGTCGACATCTCTCAG GCTACAGGAAGTCCCATCCATGTGCAttaa